From the genome of Nicotiana sylvestris chromosome 2, ASM39365v2, whole genome shotgun sequence, one region includes:
- the LOC104212817 gene encoding uncharacterized protein At3g28850-like, with amino-acid sequence MGCATSKPKVCRKCRAPCSPVRRSYSMHDDSYHHLVALTSSTLGSLKLDPLNQSQSIKDDRSSFGHCDTDEVMKSCKEEFAMGLIEAKTWSQMINEKIPKAIPKTPIRTPPGEPETINTWELMEGLEDSSPLKLSHHVRSFSFHVSPNPVPSLYDLPTPRVKDHIEGSPKPLWEEITEDETNSNSNDTSIVSEFDPEVISTLRKALEDLPPANPFHLKPLISENQQSGADKEDSLEITDVITDVKKVNGEVTEYKVCKDKLVVYFTSLRGVRKTYEDCCHVRVILKGLGVKIDERDVSMHSGFKEELKELLGNEYSGGGLPRIFLGKKYIGGADEIRRMNEDGKLEKFVENCEKVEDGGGYGGCNCEACGDVRFVPCETCSGSCKIYYEADYEEDEENDQLDEDEYGFQRCPDCNENGLIRCPICCDY; translated from the coding sequence ATGGGTTGTGCAACTTCAAAACCAAAAGTATGCCGCAAGTGCCGGGCTCCATGTTCGCCGGTCCGCCGGAGCTACTCAATGCACGACGACAGCTACCATCATTTGGTGGCGCTCACTTCCTCCACGTTAGGATCTCTGAAGCTCGATCCACTGAACCAGAGTCAATCTATCAAAGACGATCGATCTTCTTTTGGCCATTGTGATACTGATGAAGTTATGAAGAGTTGCAAAGAAGAGTTCGCTATGGGTTTAATTGAGGCAAAAACATGGTCTCAAATGATCAATGAGAAAATCCCGAAAGCGATTCCCAAAACTCCCATTAGAACTCCACCTGGCGAGCCAGAAACTATCAATACTTGGGAATTAATGGAAGGTCTTGAAGATAGTAGTCCGCTAAAACTTTCTCACCATGTCCGTAGCTTTTCTTTTCATGTTTCTCCAAATCCAGTTCCTTCTCTGTACGATCTACCTACACCCAGAGTAAAAGATCATATTGAAGGATCCCCAAAGCCATTGTGGGAGGAAATAACTGAAGATGAAACGAACTCAAATTCAAACGATACGTCTATCGTCTCTGAGTTTGATCCTGAAGTAATTTCTACTTTAAGAAAAGCATTAGAAGATCTCCCACCTGCAAATCCATTTCACCTTAAACCATTAATTAGTGAAAACCAGCAGTCAGGAGCCGACAAGGAAGATTCATTGGAGATAACGGATGTCATAACGGACGTGAAGAAAGTAAATGGGGAAGTAACAGAGTACAAGGTTTGTAAAGATAAACTAGTTGTTTATTTCACGAGTCTAAGAGGCGTGAGGAAAACATACGAGGATTGTTGTCACGTTCGTGTGATTTTAAAGGGACTAGGTGTGAAAATCGACGAGAGAGATGTATCGATGCATTCAGGGTTTAAAGAAGAGCTGAAAGAATTACTGGGAAATGAATACAGTGGAGGTGGATTGCCTAGAATATTTTTAGGGAAAAAATATATTGGTGGAGCTGATGAAATAAGGCGAATGAACGAGGATGGGAAACTCGAGAAGTTTGTAGAAAACTGTGAAAAAGTCGAGGATGGTGGTGGCTATGGAGGTTGTAACTGTGAGGCCTGTGGAGATGTTAGATTTGTACCATGTGAGACGTGCTCGGGGAGCTGTAAAATATATTATGAAGCAGAttatgaagaagatgaagaaaatgACCAATTGGATGAAGATGAATATGGCTTCCAACGATGTCCAGATTGCAATGAAAATGGGCTAATTCGATGTCCAATTTGTTGTGATTATTAA